From the Halomonas sp. MCCC 1A13316 genome, the window GCAGACCGCGCACGTGCTCGTCGTCGATGCACAGGATGGCCAGCCCATAGAAGGGCAGGTTGTGCAAAAACTCGATGAAGGTGCCCTTGAGCCGCTCGAAGTCACCGCCGTAGGTACTCATGTGATCGGCGTCGATATTGGTGACGATCGACACCATCGGCTGCAGGTGCAGGAAGGAGGCGTCGGACTCGTCGGCCTCGGCAACCAGATAATCCCCCTCGCCCAGTCGCGCATTGGCGCCAGCGCTGGTCAGCTTGCCGCCGATGACGAAGGTCGGGTCGAGCCCGCCCTCGGCCAGCAGCGTTGCCGTCAGGCTGGTAGTAGTGGTCTTGCCGTGGGTACCGGCCACTGCAATGCCATGGCGAAAACGCATCAGCTCGGCGAGCATCTCGGCGCGGCGTACGACCGGCACACGATGCTCCTGGGCCCAGCGGATTTCGGGATTCGACGAGTCCACGGCGGTGGAGATCACCACTACGTCGGCTCCCGCCACGTTGTCCTCGGCATGGCCGATGGCCACGCGGATGCCATGCTCGCGCAGTCGGCTCACCACCGGCGAGGTCTTCAGGTCGCTACCGCTGACCTGGTAGCCCTGGTTGGCAAGCACTTCGGCGATGCCGCACATACCGGCGCCACCGATGCCAACGAAATGGATATGTCGAATACGGCGCATGCCCAGGCCACGCCCGTGGCGTGGCAGCGTTGCCTGACCGGGTACCGGCCTCAAGGTGCTATCGCTCAAGCGCTGTCTCCATGCAACCGGCCACCAGACGCTCGACGGCATCGAGATGCGCACAGCGGCGCGCCTGTCGGGCCATGGTGGCGAGAATGTAAGGTTCGAGCAGCGTCGCCAGGCTCTCGGCCAGCGCCGCCGCGGTCATTTGTTTTTGCGGCATCAACTGTGCCGCACCCGCCGCCACCAAGGCGCGGGCATTGGCGGTCTGATGGTCGTCCACCGCGTGAGGCAAGGGCACGAACAGGGCCGGCTTGGCCGCAGCGGCCACCTCGGCCACGGTCAATGCCCCGGCTCGGCATACCACCAGGTCGGCCCAGTCGTAGGCCGCCGCCATGTCGTCGATGAAAGCACTCACCTGGGCCTCGACGCCCTGTGCCGCGTAGGCCTCGCGAGTCGCCACGTCCTTGTCGCGACCGGCTTGGTGGCGCACCTCGGGGCGGCTCGCCTCGGGCAGCGCGGCCAATGCCTCGGGCAGGCGCTGGTTGAGCGCCAGCGCCCCCAGCGAGCCCCCGGCCACCAGCAATCTCAGTCGCCTGTCGCGCATCGCAACAGCCTCTCGCGGTAATGCGCCCAGGGCGGCGATATCGTCCCGCACCGGGTTACCCACCACTTCTCCCCGCCTGCCGAACGCCTGCGGGAAGGCGGCATAGACGCGCCGAGCCAGCCGCGCCAAGGCGCGATTGGTCAAGCCCGCCACGGCATTCTGTTCATGAATCACCAGTGGACGGCGCAGCAGCCAGGCCGCCAACCCGCCGGGACCGCTGGCGAAACCGCCGAGCCCCACCACCAGTACCGGGTCAAGCTGGCGGATGATGCGCGCCGCCTGCCACACGGCACGGGTCAGATTGAACGGTGCCTTGAGCCAGCCGGCCAGGCCGTTACCGCGCAGGCCGGCCACGGCAATGCGATGCAGGGGCAGCCCGGCCGCCGGCACCAGGCGATTCTCGATACCGTGCGGGCTGCCCAGCCAATGCACTTCCAGCGCCTCGGCCTGCAGCCCGTGCGCCAGCGACAGCGCGGGAATGACATGTCCGCCGGTGCCACCCGCCATGATCAGAACGCGTCGTGTTGCCGCCCGCTTCACTTCATCACTCCCTGTGCATTGATTCTGGCCTCGCGTCGCCCCGCCGTCTCACGAGGGGCGGACGGGCCGGCGCGCCGCAGCGCCTGGCGAGTGTCGATATCCACACGCAGCAACAGGCCCACCATGGCCGCACTTACCAGCAGGCTGGAACCGCCGTAGCTGAGCAGCGGCAGGGTCAGCCCTTTGGTCGGTAACATGCCGGTACTCACGGCGATATTGATGAAGGCCTGGGCGCCGATCACCATGGCGATGCCGTAGCTGACAAAAGCGGCAAAGCCCAGCCCTGCCAATTCGGCCCGCCGCCCGACCGCCAATGCCCGCCAGATCAACAGCGCGAACAAGCCCACCACGGCGACGGCACCGAACAGGCCGAGCTCTTCGGCCAACACGGCGAAAACGAAGTCGGTATGCGCCTCAGGCAGATAGAACAACTTCTGCACGCTATTGCCCAACCCCATGCCCAGCCAGTGACCGCGCCCGAAGGCGATCAGAGCCTGGGTCAACTGATAACCGCTGGCGAATTGGTCGGCCCAAGGGTCGGAGAAGCTGGTCAGACGCGCCAGCCGATAGGGCTCGGCGATCGCCACGTAGAAGCCAAGCAGGCCAACCGCCATCAGAATCAGGACGAACCGCCCCCACGGCGCCCCTGCCAGCAGCAGCATGCCCATCACGCAGCCGGTCATCACGACGACGGCGCCGTAATCGGGCTCGAGAATCAACAGCACGGCGATGACGCCCATCACCATCAGCGGACGCAGGAAGGCGCCCCAACTGCGGCGCACTTCGGGCAGGAAGCGCTCCAGATAACCGGCGAGATAAACGATCAGGCAGAGCTTAGCCAATTCCGATATCTGCAAGTTGAAAGGCAACAGCGGAATCGATAGCCAGCGCCGGCTGCCGTTGACCTCGCGCCCGACCAGCAGTACCAGCAACAGCAGTGCGATGCTGGCCAGAAGCAGTAATGGCCCATTGGCTCGCCACCAGGCCAACGGCGAGCGCAACGTGGCGGTTGCCGCCAACAGCGCCATGATCACGAACAGGCCGTGACGCTGACTGAAGTACCAGGGGTTGCCGGTGAGACTTGCCGCCACCTCGGTGGAGGCCGAAGTGACCATGACCCAGCCGATCAAGATCAGTGCCAGCGCGGCAAACAGCAGCCAGCCATCGAACGGCTGATCTCGGGTCGAAAGCGCCGCGCGCAGCCGACGCAAGCGGACGAACCTGCGCGTGGATGACGTCTTGGCTCTAGCCATGTCCGCCCTCCTCGACGAGACGCTGGACCCACTGCCGAAATGCCTCGCCACGGGCCAGGTAATTGGGAAACTGATCGAGACTCGCGCAAGCCGGCGAGAGCAGCACACAATCGCCCGGTTCGGCGATCTTTCGCGCGCGCTGCATGGCGGCCTCGAGGTCGGCTACCCGGGTTACGGCCACACTGTCTTCCAGAGCGGCGGCAAGCCGGGGGGCATCGGTACCGAACAGGATCGCCTCGCGCCCATAGCGGGCCATGGGCCCGGCCAGCGGCGCGAAGTCGGCTCCCTTGCCCACGCCACCGGCCAACAGCACGATCCGTCCCGGCTGAGCCGGGCCCAGCCCGGCAATGGCGGCAAGCGTCGCACCGACATTGGTCCCCTTGGAGTCATTGATCCAGCGCACGCCATCGATATCGGCGAGTACTTCGCTGCGATGGGCCAAGCCCTTGAACTGGCGCAGTACCTGGCACATGGACGCGAGCGAAAACCCGAGATGGTGGCCCATCGCCAGGGCCGCCAGGGCATTGGCCTGATTGTGCCGACCGGCCAGCCCCAGTTCAGCAGTCGCCATCAGCGCGGTGCCGTCATGCATCAGCCAGTCCTGGCCGCCCCGCTTGGCAATGCCCCACTCGCCCGCCTCGGGAGGCTGGGTCGTGAATCGCTCCATCGCCGGAAGCGGCGCATCCGGCCAGGTCATGCGGTCCTCGGCGTTGACCACGGCGTGCCGGGCACCGCGAAAGATGCCGAGCTTGGCGGCTCGATACCCGGCCATATCGCCATGCCGGTCCAGGTGATCCTCGGACAGATTGAGAAAGGCGACGGTTTCGGCTCCCAGGCAGGGCGTGGTCTCGAGCTGGAAGCTGGAGAGCTCGAGCACGTAGAGTTCCGCCTCTGGCACCTCGACCAGCAGATCCAGGGCCGGCGTGCCAAGATTGCCGCCGACCGCCACCCGCTTGTCGGCTGCCTCGGCCATGTCGCCGAGCAGGGTGGTCACCGTGGACTTGGCATTGGAGCCGGTGATGGCGGCGATCGGGGCATGCGCCGCACGCACGAATAGAGCGATCTCGCCGACCACCAGCGGCTCCCCGTTGGCGCGCCGATGCCCCTGCCTCTCGGCCAGGCCCGGCGTATGGGGATCGACGCCGGGGCTCACCACGATCTCCTCTGCCTCGCTCATGTCGAGCGCCGTGAGCGGCCCGCAATGTAGGCCAACGCCAGGGTGGGCGTCACGGAACGCGTCGAGCCCCGGTGGTTCTTCACGGGTATCGGCCACCATGAAGGGCACCCCCTCGCGGGCCAGATGCCTGCAGATCGCACGACCCGATACGCCGAGCCCGACCACCAGTGTCTCTCCCTTCGCCACCTTGGGCATTGCGGCCTCCTCGCTCGGTGGAACCGGCGTCCCCTGGCTTAGCGAACCTTCAGCGTGGCCAGGCCGACCAGCACCAATACCACGGTGATGATCCAGAAGCGCACGATGACCCGCGGCTCCGGCCAACCCTTGAGTTCATAATGGTGATGCAACGGCGCCATGCGGAAGATACGCCGCCCGGTCAGCTTGTAGGAGCCGACTTGCAGGATCACCGAAATGGTTTCCAGCACGAAGATGCCGCCCATGATGAAAAGCACGATCTCCTGACGCACGATGACGGCGACTACGCCCAGCGCCGCGCCCAGCGCCAGCGCACCGACATCGCCCATGAAGACTTGGGCCGGATAGGTATTGAACCACAGGAAGCCGAGTCCGGCCCCGGCAATGGTGGCACAGAACACCGCCAGCTCACCGGCTCCGACGATGTTGGGAATCTGCAGATAGTTGGCGAATACCGCGTTACCGCTGGCGTAAGCGAAGATCGCCAACCCCATGGCGACCATGACGGTGGGCATGATGGCCAAACCGTCGAGACCATCGGTGAGATTCACGGCGTTGGAACTGCCCACGATCACCAGATAGGTGAGCACGACATAGAACACGCCCAGCGGGAGCACGATGTCCTTGAACATGGGTACGATCAGGCTGGTTTCCGCCGGACTGGTTGCCGTCAGGTAGAGCATCAGGGCCGTACCGAGGCCGAACACCGACTGCCAGAAGTACTTCCAGCGCGCCGGCAGGCCACGGGGATTTTTCTCGACTACCTTGCGGTAATCGTCGACCCAGCCGATCGCCCCGAAGCCCAGCGTCACCACCAGCACGATCCACACGAAGCGATTGCTCAGGTCGGCCCACAGCAGCGTGCCAACGGCGATCGACATCAGGATCATGGCGCCGCCCATGGTCGGCGTACCGGCCTTGGACAGGTGCGATTGCGGGCCGTCGTCGCGTACCGCCTGACCGATCTGCCGTTCGACCAGGCGGCGGATCATCCATGGGCCCAGCCACAGGCACAGCAGCAGGGCCGTCATGGTGCCCAGGATCATGCGCAGGGTCAGGTAATTGAAGACATTGAAGGCGCTCTGATACTGCGCCAGAAAATCAGCCAGAAAAAGCAGCATGTGTTGCGTTCACCTTGATGCGTCAGCTCGTAGCGCCGCCACCACCCGCTCCATGCCAGCACTGCGCGAACCCTTGATCAGTACGCTGGCACCGGTGGGCAGATGGTTCAGGACATGGCGCGTCAGCGCCTCGTGATCGTTGAAATGACACCCGTCGTCGCCGAAAGCCTGGCTCGCGGCCAAGGCCGGACCCCCACAGGTCAACAGCACGTCGATCCCCAATTTCCGTGCGTAATGGCCAACTTCCGCATGCAGTCGTTCCGAGTCTTCCCCCAGTTCACCCATGGCGCCCAGCAGACACCACCTGGGGCCGGGCAGCTCGGTCAGAAGCGCAAGCGCTGCATTGACCGCTCCTGGATTGGCATTGTAACTGTCGTCCAACAGGCGGCACTCACGAATGCCTTGCAGCGGACTCAGCCGCCCCGGCATCGGTGCCGCCGCTGCCAACCCCGTCAGCAGTTGCTCGTTATCCAGCCCCAATGCCAGCGCTGCCGCCGCGGCCGCCAACGCGTTGGCGACATTATGCCGCCCCAGCAGGGCGAGCTGTACCCGGCCAACTTGGCGACCATCCACGACAAGCGTGAAAGCATAGCGCCCCAGGACGTCGCAGGCCAGCTCGATGGCCCGCACACGGCTTTCCTGGCTAAAACCGAAGTCCAGCACCTCGCGCGGTGCGGCCAGCCGTGCCCAGACCGGAAAGTAGGCGTCGTCGCGGTTGAGCACTGCCACCCCGTCACGACCCAGGCCGGCGAGTATCTCGGCCTTGGCCTGGGCGATCTGGCCCATGCCGCCGAACTCGCCCACGTGGGCACCGGTGACATTGGTGATAACGGCGACTTGCGGTTCGGCCAGGGCCGCGGTCCAGGCAATCTCGCCGAGATGGTTGGCACCCAGCTCCAGTACCGCCTGGCGGTGCTCGGTGCCAAGCCTCAGCAGGGTGATCGGTGCGCCGATGTCGTTGTTGAGATTACCCAAGGTGGCCAGGGTCTTGCCGCGCTGACCGAGGAGCCGGGCCAACAACTCCTTGACACTGGTCTTGCCGCTGTTGCCCGTGACAGCCACCAGCGGGCCACCCCAGGCACGGCGCCGAGCCCGCCCGAGCAGACCCAGCGCCAGGCGGGTATCCGGTACAACCAGCTGCGGCAGCGGGTCGTCGACGCGCTGCTCGACCAGCGCCGCTGACGCTCCCGCCTCGCGCGCCTGGGTGATGAAGTCGTGGGCATCGAAACGCATGCCGCGCAGCGCCACGAACAGGCTCCCGCGGGATAACCGACGCGTATCGCTGACGATATCGTCCAGCGAGATGTCCTGGTCGGGCGCCGTCACGCCGAGTGCCTCGGCAACGGCAGTCAGGGTCTGCAGGCCTGAATCGCTCATTGGATTACCTCGCGTCGCGCCAGAGCGGCCTCGGCCTCGGCGATGTCGCTGAAGGCATGGCGCACGCCGGCGATCTCCTGATAGGGCTCATGGCCCTTGCCGGCGATCAGTATCACATCCTTGTCTTCAGCCTTTCCCACGGCGTGGGCGATGGCTTCGCTTCGCCCAGCGATGATTTCAGTACGCGGCCTGGCCCCGGCCGAGACGCCGGCGAGTATCTGCTCGCGTATTCGGTCCGGGTCCTCGCTTCGGGGGTTGTCGTCGGTGATCACCAACCTATCGGCATGGCACTCGGCGGCCGCCCCCATCTGTGGGCGCTTGCCGCTGTCGCGGTCGCCTCCACAGCCGAACAGACACCACAGCCGGCCATCGCCGGGCAGGTGCTCACGCAGCGCGCCCAGGGCATTCTCCAGTGCTTCGGGAGTATGTGCATAGTCGACGATCACAGTCGGCCGGCCGGAACGTCCCACTCGCTGCATGCGCCCCGGCACCGGTGTCAGCCGCGGAGCCGCATCGAACAGCGTGTCTAGCGATTCACCCAAGCCATGCAGAGTGGCGATAGCCAGCAGGACATTATCGAGATTGAAGCGCCCCATCAGCGGAAGTTCGAGCGAACGCTCGCCCTGCGGGGTCGCCACCAGGGCCAGTTGTCCGTTGCGATTGGGCTGCCAGTCGATCACCCGCAGCGTCGCTGCCGTATCGTCGCCGACCGCCAGTACGCGTACGCCTTCAGGCAACCCCGCCAGCATCAGGCGGGCCAGCGGGTCATTGGCGTTTATCACAGCGAGGGTCAGCTCGGAGCGGCGAAAGAGGCGCGCCTTGGCGGCGGCATAGGCCGCCATACTACCGTGATAGTCCAAGTGGTCGCGGCTCAGGTTGGTGAATACAGCCGCGGTGACTTGGCCGCCATCGAGGCGCCCTTGCTCCAGCGCATGGGATGAGACCTCCATGGCGATGCGGTCGATGCCGACTGCCGCCATCTCGCCGAGAGCTGCCTGCAGCGTCAACGGACCCGGCGTCGTCAGGCCCGTATCCTCGAGGCGTCCGGGCCGACCTACTCCGAGCGTCCCGATGAGGCCTGCCTTGCGGCCAAGAGTCTCACTCAGTTCGGCAATGTAATGCGTCACCGAACTCTTGCCATTGGTCCCGGTCACGCCAATCAGCTCCAGCGCATCGGGCACCGCAAAGAGCAAGCGCCCCAGTTCACCCAGGCGCTGGCGCAGGAAAGGCAGACCAAGGACCGGCTGTCCTTGCATCGACTCGGGAAGCGCCTCGTCTGGCTCAAGATGGTAGAGCACCTGTACGGCTCCCGATCGGAAGGCCTCGGTCAGGAAGGCACGGCCGTCACCGGACACGCCGGGTACCGCCACGAAAACGTCTCCTGGCGCAATCTGGCGGCTGTCGAGCACCAGACGTACCGAGGAACCGCCGGAGAGAACCGGCATCGCCTGTCTGGGCCAGCAGCGGCGCAGCGACGCCTGGAGACGGGAAACGTTTACCTGCATCGACACACCTTTGTCGTGGAAATGGCAGGAGTCATCTTGCACGCTGGTCCGGCGGCACATCGAGAAGCCGCAAGGCGCTGCCGGTGACCCGCGAGAACACCGGTGCCGCCACGGCACCGCCGTAGTACTCGCCGGCCTTGGGGTTATCGATCATGACGATCGTAACGATTCGCGGGTCGGAGACGGGAGCGATGCCGGCGAAAAGGCTGCGATAGGCATTATCCTCGTAGCCTTGCGACGAGGTCTTGCGTACGGTACCGGTCTTGCCAGCCACCCGGTAGCCCGGCACTGCCGCTCGCCGGCCGCCTGTGCTCGGCTGAACGGAGCGCTCCATGATTCGCAACAGCTCATGAGCCACCTGTGGATCGATGGTCGGCGTTCCCTGCGGAGCCTCATCCAGTTTGAGCAGCGAAGGCGCCATGCGCACGCCATCGTTGGCCAGCGCCGTGTAGGCGCTCGCCAGTTGCAGCGCGGAAACCGACAGGCCATAGCCATACGACAGTGCCGCCCATTGGCTGCTAGACCAGCGTACCGGCGACGGCATGTGCCCGACAGCCTCGCCGGGAAAGCCGGTTTCGGTGCTCTGGCCGAAGCCGAGCCGCCGGTAGAGGTCGGGAACCAGCGGTTCGTCGAGCTCGAGTACCAGCTTGGACATGCCGATGTTCGACGACTTCTCCAAGATGCCGGCCAGGTCGAGCTCGCCATAGTTGCGGATGTCGCGAATCGTGAAACGATCGATGCGCATCCAGCCCGGCGACGTATCGACCACCACATCGCTGTCGAAGTGACCGCTCTCCATGATCGCCGCCATGGCCAGCGGCTTCATCACCGAACCCGGCTCGAAGACGTCGACGATAGCCTGGTTGCGCAAACCGCGCGGATCAAGACCGGCGCGGTTGTTGGGGTTGTAGGAGGGCTGATTGGCCATGGCCAGCACCTCGCCGGTACGGGCGTCCATCATCACCACGACGCCGCCATCGGCCTCGTTTTCCGCGACCGCCGCCTTCAGCTCACGGTAGGCCATGTACTGAAGGCGCTGGTCGATGGACAGGGTCAGCTCGCCGCCCGGCTGGGCCTCGCGCAGGATTTCCAGATCGCGCACCAAGCGCCCGCGACGATCCTTGAGCACCCGACGTTGACCCGGGGTGCCGGCCAGATAGGGCTGGTAGGCGAGCTCCAATCCCTCCTGGCCCGCGTCGTCCACGTTGGTCACGCCCAGCAGTTGGGCGACCACCTCGCCGGCCGGATAGTAGCGCTTGTACTCATGCTGGGCGTAGACCCCCGGCACGCGCAGATCGAGGACCCGCTGGGCGGCCACGGGGGTCAGCTGGCGCCGCAGAAACATGAATTCGCGCTCGGCAAAACGCTCCAGCCGGGCGTCGAGATCGTCCAGCGTCATGCCCAGTGCCTGCGCCAGCATCAGACGTTGAATACGATCCTCCGGCACCTCCTGGGGGTTGGCCCAGAGCGTCACGACCGGCGTGGAGATCGCCAGCGGTTCGCCGTTGCGATCGGTGATCATGCCGCGGTGAGCAGTCAACGATTCGGTGCGCAGAGTACGCGCATCGCCCTGCCCCTGAAGAAACGGCCGGTCGAGGACGTGCAAGGTCACGATGCGACCGGTCAACAGCAACAAACCGAGGATCACCGCGCCCAGCACAACGCCATAGCGCAGCCCACCCATCGGAGCCATGGGCGACCGGCGACGCGGCGTCACCCCGCTGCGGACGTCCGTGCTCATGGTCTGATGACCTCGACTTCATCGACGTGAGGCAGACGCATCTCGAGGCGTTCGACGGCCAGTCGCTCAATGCGCGCCGGTGACGACCAGGCGCTCTCTTCGAGCAGCAGTTGACCCCATTCCGTCTGCAACTGGTCACGCTCACGCTCGAGCTGCTGCAGCCGCACATATTGCATACGGGTCTGGTGGCTGGTACTGATCACCGCCGTGGCACTGGCCAGGCAAGCCAGCAGCAGGCCCAGCACCAGCAGCAGGCGCCCGCTCGGTAGCCGAGCCGGCCGCCAGGCAACGCGCATCAATCGAGGAGACAACCGTCCTTGCGCCATGCCGTTCCTCACGTCAGCTTGCGTGCAGCGCGCATCACCGCGCTACGTGCGCGTGGGTTGGCTTCGACCTCTTCCGGTGTGGCCCGCTGAGCCTTGCCCAGCATCGCCAGACGCTTGGCGAGTTGCTCCTCCCGTACCGGCATGCCTCGCGGCAAATCGGTATCGCCGCGCACATGTTCACGGATGAAACGCTTGACCCGGCGATCCTCCAGCGAATGGAAGCTGATCACCACCAAGTGACCGCCCGGCGCCAAGGCTTCCAACGCTGCCAACAGCGCCATGTCCAGCTGTTCCAGCTCGCCATTGACGTGAATACGCAGGGCCTGGAAAGCGCGCGTTGCGGGGTGTTTACCCTTCTCCCAGGCGGGATGGGCCGCCTTGAGCACAGCGGCCAGGTCGCCGGTACGCAGGAAGGGCTGTTCCGCGCGGCGCGTGACCACGGCCCGCGCCAAGCGTTTGGCGAAGCGCTCCTCGCCATAGGCCTTGAAGACATGCGCGATATCTGCCTCACGGGCACGGGCCAGCCAGTCGGCGGCACTCTCGCCCTGACTCGGGTCCATTCGCATGTCGAGAGGGCCGTCACGCAGGAAACTGAAACCTCGCTCGGGGTCGTCCAGCTGCGGCGACGAAACACCGATGTCCAGCAGCACTCCGTCAAGCTTTCCATGCAAGCCATGGCGTCGCGCGATATCGCCCAGGTTGGCGAACTCGCCCTGCTCGATGGTGAAGCGGGAATCACTCAGCGACCCCGCCGCGGCAACGGCCTGGGGGTCGCGATCGATGGCAAGCAGGCGACCCTCTGGGCTCAGCCGCTCGAGAATGGCACGCGAGTGACCGCCACGGCCGAAGGTGCCGTCCAGATAGGTCCCGCCGGCGTCGTGAACGAGCGCATCCACGGCACCGTCCAGCAGCACGCTGGCATGACGAAAGCCATGTCGGCTCGATTCAGCTGCGGATGGCGGCATGCACTTTCCTGTCTCTTGAACTGGATGAATGCACCGGCCGCGACCGGTAGCGGAGGGTACGAATCAGGGGGAGTCGGCCGATAAGCCGGGTTCTGTCGTGGACAGCCATTCCTCTAGGAATCGCGTCACCGCGACCCTCCAGCAACCTACCCGAACCCGACGCGGGCCACGCCATTGGGTTCCTATTTGGTCTTGCTCCGGGTGGGGTTTACCGTGCCACGCACTGTTGCCAGGCGCGCGGTGCGCTCTTACCGCACCCTTTCACCCTTACCGGCCTCCCGCAGGAGACGTAGGCGGTCTGCTCTCTGCTGCACTTTCCGTCGGCTCGCGCCGCCCAGGCGTTACCTGGCACCCTGCCCTATGGAGCCCGGACTTTCCTCCCCCGAACCGACCGTGAAATCGATTCGGCGGCGACTGTCTGGCCGACTCCGAGCGCAAGAATACCAGCGCGCACGAGGCCTCTCAATGTCTTTCCACGCATGTCAGCGCGCTTCCTTGAGTGCTTGAACACGGCTGTACCACTCCTTCTTGGCACCGCCCAACAGGCGCGACGCCACCGCCGCAGCCTGCTTTACCCCGATACCTTCGGCGAGCAGCGCCATCACAACGGCATCGGCTTCCAGGCTGGCAACGTCCCTATTCTCACGAGCCTCGTCACCCGCCACCATGATCACGAACTCACCGCGGGCCTGGTCGGGGTCGGCCTCCATGCAAGCCAGCAGCGTCGAGGCACTGCCGTCGAGAAACGTCTCGAAAGCTTTGGTCAGTTCCCTGGCGAGCACCAGCCGCCGCTCGCCGAGCACCGTCGCGATGTCTGCCAACGTATCGCGGATACGATGCGGTGACTCGTAGAAGACCAGCGTCTCGGCATGCTGTTCCAGCGCTTCCAGACGCTGCCGTCGCCCCGCCGGCTTGGCTGGGAGAAAACCCAGGAACAAGAAACGATCGGTCGGCAGACCCGCCGCACTTAGTGCGGCCACCAGGGCACAAGGGCCCGGCACGGGCACGATGCGGCGCCCACGCATTCGCAGCTCCCGCACCAGCACGAAGCCCGGATCGCTGATCAATGGTGTACCGGCATCGCTGACCAGGGCAATGCTCTCGCCACGCCGCAGACGCTCGTC encodes:
- a CDS encoding peptidoglycan D,D-transpeptidase FtsI family protein, whose translation is MSTDVRSGVTPRRRSPMAPMGGLRYGVVLGAVILGLLLLTGRIVTLHVLDRPFLQGQGDARTLRTESLTAHRGMITDRNGEPLAISTPVVTLWANPQEVPEDRIQRLMLAQALGMTLDDLDARLERFAEREFMFLRRQLTPVAAQRVLDLRVPGVYAQHEYKRYYPAGEVVAQLLGVTNVDDAGQEGLELAYQPYLAGTPGQRRVLKDRRGRLVRDLEILREAQPGGELTLSIDQRLQYMAYRELKAAVAENEADGGVVVMMDARTGEVLAMANQPSYNPNNRAGLDPRGLRNQAIVDVFEPGSVMKPLAMAAIMESGHFDSDVVVDTSPGWMRIDRFTIRDIRNYGELDLAGILEKSSNIGMSKLVLELDEPLVPDLYRRLGFGQSTETGFPGEAVGHMPSPVRWSSSQWAALSYGYGLSVSALQLASAYTALANDGVRMAPSLLKLDEAPQGTPTIDPQVAHELLRIMERSVQPSTGGRRAAVPGYRVAGKTGTVRKTSSQGYEDNAYRSLFAGIAPVSDPRIVTIVMIDNPKAGEYYGGAVAAPVFSRVTGSALRLLDVPPDQRAR
- the ftsL gene encoding cell division protein FtsL; the encoded protein is MAQGRLSPRLMRVAWRPARLPSGRLLLVLGLLLACLASATAVISTSHQTRMQYVRLQQLERERDQLQTEWGQLLLEESAWSSPARIERLAVERLEMRLPHVDEVEVIRP
- the rsmH gene encoding 16S rRNA (cytosine(1402)-N(4))-methyltransferase RsmH, which encodes MPPSAAESSRHGFRHASVLLDGAVDALVHDAGGTYLDGTFGRGGHSRAILERLSPEGRLLAIDRDPQAVAAAGSLSDSRFTIEQGEFANLGDIARRHGLHGKLDGVLLDIGVSSPQLDDPERGFSFLRDGPLDMRMDPSQGESAADWLARAREADIAHVFKAYGEERFAKRLARAVVTRRAEQPFLRTGDLAAVLKAAHPAWEKGKHPATRAFQALRIHVNGELEQLDMALLAALEALAPGGHLVVISFHSLEDRRVKRFIREHVRGDTDLPRGMPVREEQLAKRLAMLGKAQRATPEEVEANPRARSAVMRAARKLT
- the rsmI gene encoding 16S rRNA (cytidine(1402)-2'-O)-methyltransferase, producing the protein MSDTDLGTLYVVATPIGNLEDLSPRAAKVLGAVDLVAAEDTRHTSRLLRHLGLSVPLLSLHEHNEAARVEQLDERLRRGESIALVSDAGTPLISDPGFVLVRELRMRGRRIVPVPGPCALVAALSAAGLPTDRFLFLGFLPAKPAGRRQRLEALEQHAETLVFYESPHRIRDTLADIATVLGERRLVLARELTKAFETFLDGSASTLLACMEADPDQARGEFVIMVAGDEARENRDVASLEADAVVMALLAEGIGVKQAAAVASRLLGGAKKEWYSRVQALKEAR